The region TAGCATCTACATGACATCCTAAGAAACGCGTGTAAGTCAGACCCAAACGCCGTGCGGGTTCTTATTGGTCGGCACCGCGTTCTCCAACTGCCTCGGCGACCCGATCATCTTCCGTGTCGTGCCTGCCTTGGTCGGACCCTCCAGGATTTGTCGTACGTCTTCGGGCGGTGCGATGCTCAGCGACTCCAAGTTGGCCTCCTTCATCTCGGACACGAGGTGCTCCACCTGTTTCTTCTTCTCAATAATGGCCGTTTCCAACGCGGCCACCTCTTTCTTCAACGTCTCGGCGGTCAAGTGGTGCAGTTCGGTGCTCTGTTTCGCCAATTCGATGTCCTTCTGCAGTCGCTCCACTTCCGCCAAAAGGCTACGTTCCAACTGCTTTCTTGATTCGCTTCTCCGGCACTGCGCCCGTTGTTCCATCTGCAGCTCGTCCATAACCAACCTAAAAATTAATCTGAATAATCTGCAAACTAGACACGGAATTGTGTATGtaccttattttatttttgcactGCAACAGTTCCGTCTCGCAGTTAGCCAGTTTGGAACGTAACAAGGTTATTTCCGACTTGAGCGTTTTCTCCTGTTGTTTCACAATTTCGCTCTCCTCTTCTATGTAATTCAAAGCCTGAATCTGTGCATTAATTAGTTATGTAACTTCAAGTTGTAACCAATTTGTATTACCTGATCCTGATTGGTTTTGCTTTCATTTgacacagacagtatttcctGTGCCAGATAGTCCAACTGCATTTGTTTCTCGCGTTCTTTGCCTTCCCAAAACACGATTTCTGCGTCGTACTAAACaaacaacattatttataaataataagttaaaattgaGCATTAAAAACGTTTACTTTAGTTAAGTCAGCCTGTTGATTTGAGAGCTTCTCTCTTTGGTAGTTGATGAGGGCGATCAGTTCTCTGTACTGAGCGTTGTACAAAACGTTTTCCTGCGTCTTGCCCCTGTAATCGACGCTGTCCTGCGACATACTCTTCGCGTGGTTCACCAACGGCTTAATATTTTCCTGAAGAATGTTGCGTTTGTATTTTTCGTGATGGTTAGAGGCGGTCGGCGGGGGTGGGTCTCTGTATGGCGGAGGTTGGGGAGGGTCTTTGTACGGGGGGGCTATACGAGAGGGCGGTCCGGTGTCCGGATGATCCCCTTTCTTGGGTGACGAGTGCGGCGAGTTGCGACACTCGCGCACTTCCAGGGGCGACGGTCGCACCTGTTGCACCCCCTTCACCACCCCTATGTTGTCTGGACTCGCCAAGTGGCCGAGGTGGGTCATACTGGAAACATTTATGACATTATTTGTCATTAAGAAATTTCGTTTATTAAAACGCACCTGTACATTTGTGTTTTCTGCAGCTCTCTCATTCTCTCAGGTGAATCGGTGCCTGCACTGTGTGAGGTGACTGAGTGAGTTGGTGTGCTGCTATTTGACTTTGGTTTCTGAGTCACCATGTTCTTGTTGCTGTCACTGTATTGTAAAATGAACTGGACATCGCTCGAATATTCGCCCCACTTCATCAAAATCTTAAAAAGACACAGTTAGTTTAATGTTTAAGTGTCTGATTTGAGTTCGTACCTTCATGGGGTTTTCATTGGGGGCGAGTTGTCGCTCGTTGTTCCGCCACCTTTCGATGAGCGTGAACCTGCCCGATTTGCCAGTCGCATGGGCCAACGCAAAAACTACATCCTGAAAATGGTTTCAGTGTTTTATTAACCTCTCAATTGTTGTGGACAATTTGTGCTACAAACCTGACATGTGGTGGACTCCGATACTCCGCAAACGATACGTTGAATTCCTTCAACCCAAACTTTCAATTCCATATTATGATCTGCAAAGTTGAAATTGTTTAGTTCTgggtttttgttgatttattgtgTGGTGATTAATTGTGTACCTTGTGCCCAGTTTCATTTTGGGATACTAGTCTATGTGTTTAAGTATATGTTTGagacattaaacatttttttacggTTTTTGGTAAAGTTTACACAAATATGTCAAATTGTTACTTGTCAATAAAAATACCACTACAAAAACATTTGCCAGCAGAATTAACGGGCCGCTTACAGATTCCTGTGTCTCCAGAAATCTTTAATGCCTTGAACTTAATGTAGGTTTCTGTTATTTTCTGCAGGTAACtactataaatatgtttatttttgtttaactgATGTGTGCACTTATTTTCTATCTTCGTCACTTGttgccatttttaattatgatagtAAATTTGGCGGGAATTAACAATGTAAATATTCAATCTATGGTAAACCAACGAAATTGTCAGTAcagtattattttcttaaaaaaaaaccaTTATGGCACCGTAAGTagaccaaaaatttaaatcaacccgtttagcataaaatttatatttaataatttcaagcGTGGTGACTAAAAAAGCACAAGAAAAGTTCACGATTGAAATAACGGTGGACAAAGAGAACGACGACGAACGCGACAGTCAAAGTGCAGACATGGAAAAAGGCGATGCGAAATCGGACAGCAAATCGCACGAGGAACACCAATACTTGCAACACATCGACCGCATAATCAAAAACGGAGTGAAACGCGAAGACCGCACGGGCGTCGGCACCTACAGCATCTTCGGTGCCCAGATGCGCTACTCCCTAAGGAACAATGTGTTCCCGCTGCTGACAACGAAACGCGTGTTCTGGCGCGGCGTCGCCGAGGAACTGTTGTGGTTCATCCGCGGCTCCACCAACGCGTTGGAACTGTCAAAGAAGAACGTGCACATCTGGGACGCGAACAGCACCAGGGAATTTCTCGATTCGGTCGGTTTGAAGGACAGGGAGGAGGGCGACTTGGGCCCCATTTACGGGTTCCAGTGGAGACATTTCGGAGCTGAATACAAGGGGATGCATGCCGACTATACTAACAAAggttttaatttgtgttatcAACAAAATACCAATGAttatgaattgatttttaggCATAGACCAGTTGGCGCACGTGATAAacaccattaaaaataaaccgaCTGATCGCAGGATGATAATGTGCGCATGGAACCCAATAGACTTGCCGGAGATGGCTTTGCCCCCCTGTCACTGTCTCGTGCAGTTCTTCGTCGCCAACGACGAATTGTCGTGCATGTTGTACCAGCGTTCCGCCGACATGGGTTTGGGCGTGCCTTTCAACATCGCAAGTTACGCCCTGCTTACTTACATGATTGCGCATGTCACCGATTTGAAGGCAAGTTTCATCTTTTGACAACAAATACAAGTTTAACAAGGTTATTTGCAGCCTGGGGAGTTCATACACACGTTAGGAGACAGTCACGTTTACTTGAACCACGTGAACGCGTTGCAGGAACAGCTGAAACGGGAACCGAGACCGTTTCCCACCTTACACATCAAAAGGAAGGTGGACAACATTGAAGATTTCACTTTGGATGATTTCGAATTGCGTGATTACAATCCGCATCCGAAATTGTCTATGCCTATGGCTGTTTGAGattgttttattcttaaattacttttatgttGCTTCTGATTGTTTGATTgtgtttttagtattattttgtatGATCCAAATCTAATCTtatgtatacaattatttttttattaataaactatttagtatttactttaattttagttcctaaattaattttatgagatattttataacttcacTCTGGTCTCACACCTACACTATTCTtatcaatacaaattaaataacaaattttagaaaagttATGGAATGtgaaaaacagtaaaattgcagtcgatataaatttaaacaatttccaattttaatagaaagaatACACTGGAAAGAGCTCCCAAAAGTGGTAGAAAATCCAAAGCTAACAGATCAGTAGACagaacatgtgaactggacaAATGGGCAACGGAAAACAAGTTTGTTTTTTCCAATTCAAATGTGACGGCATTTTATAGTTGAGgagaccaattaatgaaaggtataatcccaagtacacTAGACGTACTGTGAAGCATGGTGTAGGAGGAGTTACGGTTTGGGGATGTTTAACATGGGTCCACTGGTTAAGATATATGGGATAATGGATAGTTTGGTTCATCCTGACATTCTAAAGAATCATATGCTTCTATTTGCCGAAGATAATATGAACTTAAGGTGGAAGTTCCACCATAATAACTATCCGAAACATATGTCTAACTTAATTAAGAATGGTTTGCTTCTTAAGTAGTATGTGTGAAGACCAGATtttaatccaattgaaaacctttgggatgaaattaattggaaaatccatacaaaaatttgaatgaactcaccaagaattttaaaatcagtgaaaagaaaaaacctactgaaatcaatgaaaaaatttgtttagaagttattaaaaataatggatagatactaaataaaggaaggctaaatttatgtaaggttgttttattttatagttatacttttgacccttgatttgatttttttcaaatattaaaaaaaactaattaaactcACTAATCAACGATTATATTGAcgtattgttgttgttattaaacatattaataatatggatATATAAATGTACACACAGTATTGGACGTACCCACATAATTTCCGTATAGTACTAATATTCAAACACTGTGTCAAAATTTGCATGGGATAGCTGATACCTTGAAATTGGtatctttacaattttacataaaaatttgaacatgtCGAAGTTGCTTTCGCTGTGGATTCTGCGTTTGCCATCACCAGACCAGAAACAACAACGCGTCGACGATTCAGAACACTGTTTGGAACTGTTCAAGcgaaatggaaaaaatttcTTGCATCGGTATGTAACGACAAATAGAACATGGATCCACTACTAGAATCTTGAATCTAAAAGATCGCCTATTGAGTGAACAGCAGCCAGTGGAAGTCATCCAAAGCAATCGAAAAATCAACCGAAATCTTGAGAAAGACAGCTGTCAATAGTGAATTGTACATGGCACTATTGGATCGATTGAGTGCAGAAAATACGGCCCCATGTCGATGAAAACAATTGTGACAATTGGTCGTACACTCCAGGTTTGGCCTCCAGCTACTACTGACTTTATGCAgacatcaaaaaaaaaatgctccAAGGAAAGAAATTACGCTCTAATGAAGAAGTAATAGCTGAAACTGAAGCCTATTTTGAAATCGTTTTTCATAAAGGGCATCGAAAAGTTACAGGAACGTTGGAATGAATGTATTCTTTGAAACTTTCTCTTGTCATTAGTACAAAGAGTTTTGGActtgtacaaatttttaaaaatgggtTCATCAAATAGAATAACtctgtataataatttaacttaatgtaaatatcttgaacaaaaatataataataatattcgtaggttcattttatttaattgtcatagaacgtatttaatacaattaatatattaaaaatacaagctAATCTTACAGTAAATATGTTATCAGATTTATCTTCTTAATCGTTGACAGGTATATCTTTAATCCATTTGGAATATAATAGATCAATATTGATATCTGAtagtaataaactaaaaaagagGTTCATCATAAATCGAGATTTACTGTACTTTAATTTATGGTTGCGAAAATATGAATCTGAGATTTGTGCTACTGCTAATATTTACTCCGAGTTGTTTATGTGGTAAGTAacgtttaattatatatataccatactatatattatttaatggtaATCGATTTCAGAATTAGCAGATGTAACGAATCTGGAAGCATCAAGTAGTTCTTCAACTATTTTCAGTGCATCATGGATTCCTTCTGTAGATTTTACTGAAGGGGATACATATCAAGTACATATACTACAAAATGAGACACAAAATTACTATCCATCAGAATGTGGGAAACCTTTTTATGACGAAACTCAAACCACCTCAGAcacgaattttttatattattatggcAATCCcgattttatagtttatttaacgGTGTCTCACGTTAGAGGGGATGAACTTAGTAAGGGAGTCACGACTGTGTTTGGAATGAGCTATCAAGGTATggatttttcaatattcattcCACTTAATAATACCAATACTTTTTAGCACCCGACAAGGATTTAGGAGCttcatataaaaacaaaactataaTCACCGAAACTGAAGTAGATCTGCAAGGAATCCTTAATTGGCATTTTCCTTGTCCACCAGGTGGTAATCTTACATTTGAGATTGAACTAATGGGAACTTATTCGGAGGACACTTCGATTTCTACATCAAAACTATTGGATGTTCCAATAGTGCAAAACTATGAACAAAGCTTTGATttgaaggaatatttaaactattcatTCAATTACGAAGTCAGAATCAAACCTAGAAACGAAGTCGGAACTGGCAAAGTATCAGTATTGACCTTCAAAACTGACCCTAATTGTAAGTCACAAATGAACTTATTGAGGCAGAGCCATCAAATCAACAATTTCAGATCCTGGAAAGCCCCAAAATCTTATTGTGGAGGACACCGGCACCGAAGTGACGGTTAGCTGGGAAGAACCCGAAGAAAAGTGGGGAAAAATCGTCAATTACCATGTGGAGTTGGAGTCTTTGGGTCCGGCTCCGGGTGGGTTTGATTGCGAGGAGGAAAAGGGTACCAAAATTGTGGACACAACCGACTTAACCACCACGTTCAAGTCCAAGTCCTACTACAGTTACAACGTGAGAGTTAGCGCAGAAACGACTGTTGGACGTGGACAAGCTAATGAAGCGGACCATCAAACCAAAACGAGTCGTACGACGAAATTGTTTTCTTGGTCTGTTACTTATAATACAGAGGCATGTTTTAGCGCCAGAAGCGGTTGATGAGCTAAAAGTGGAAGATAAAAGTGTGGATAATCACCAGGATAATGTTGAATTGAACGTTGAATTGAACTGGAAAAGTCCTTGCACCAGTAACGGCAAATTAATGCTAATACTTGAACTAAACGGCCAATACACTGAAGATCCCACCAATACTCAAagtcaaaatttttctattgaaggcacaacacaaaattttgatgtgtctaaatatttgaagtactCCTATGATTACAACGCTACTATTATTAGTTCCAACGAAGAGGGGGAAGGCGGTAAAAATACTATAGCTTTTAAAACAAGTCCAAATTGtaaatcaaattgttttacaaCAGAACTTTtgtctattaaaatatgtactcATTTTAGATCCtggtgaaataaaaataaaaaatgtaagttaTAATGATCAGAACATGAAAATTGAATGGACAGAACCTGAGTCGCCGGTGGGAAAAGTAGCCTACGACCTAAGCATTAAACCAAAATCACCAATCAGTTACGATTGTAGCCCCAACAACACAATAATTCAGAAAACTACTGAGGATGTTGTATTCGAAACTCCCGTAATGCCTTATTATAATTACGAAATTACTATTACTCCAAGTACAGATGTAGGAGCTGGAAAATCTGTAGTTAAAGAGGATAAATCGCCTCCTAGTGGTAAGTCTAgtaaaatgtcttaaataatcattgggtccaataaaattttctttaagaaTCGGATGTAGTGGCTCATATAGGTCACTCAATAGCAAACAAAAGTACCACCCAAGATTACAATACAGAAGTAACAGTAACGTTTGGTAAACCATGCAGATTTAATGACGAATTCCACTCGTACGTGATTGAATATATTGGAACAAGAAACAACTTCGAAAAGGATAGTCATACTGAAGAAATATTAGAAGTGGATATCACTTATGTTTACTCAAAGTTGAAACCACAATACGACTATACTGTTAGTGTGGTtgttaaaacagaaaatttcgAAAGCAAGGCTGTACAAGAAAAGTTTTCAGCACCAGCTGGAGGTATATGTTTGTAACTATAATAAGTGAgctaaaacaacaattatttcattccagtgccaataattaaaagtgaaataataaacatgaCCGAAGTGACTTTGAAGGAATACAATTTGGCGGAGTTCACCCTGAAGAAATCGTTTTTCGATGACACAAACGGTGATATAGTATATTGCGCAATTATTTTGTCAGAAAAGCAGATTCCGACAGCAGGAAAATATGCATATTGGGGCGGAACAAGTGACTATTGGCCCGAAACTGGGTCTGACAATACCACCTACGTCACTGATAAGATGTGGAATCCTTTTACAGGTATTAAAATTACCAGAATAAAATCCGTACTTaatatgaaaacattttagatTCCAATCAGGTACAAGTGTCTATTGGTGATAAGATtgaattgaatgaaaaaaCCACTTATTACTTTGTTGTAAGGGCGTTCACCAAAACTGCATTCATAGATTCaatgaacattaattttacgaCGGGTAACTGAAATTAACATACCTTGTTTCActtgttatataaattatattttagatgaaGAGGAATCGTCACAATTGGCCATAATTTTGGGCGCAACTTTCGGCGGTTTGGCTATTCTCATTCTTTTAGTTGTCGGAATTCTTTGGAAACTAGGAAAATTACCGTAAGTGTGGAGcatgaagaaaaaatatgaaactattaGGAAATTCACTTTATGTTACAGTTTCAATAAATCAAAAGCGGTAATCCAAGAAGTACGTCGTAAAACTGCAGAAAAAATCTCAAcaactgaaaaaaatgaaGGGAACATCTGAAAAACCTGaagaaaatactgaaattaaaggCGACGTAGATAGTTTGAAAGCtgtagatttataaatttaatcatttaagttTGGAAAATAACCGATGGTATTATAatctaatgttaaaaaattatctatcacatgtatatattagttttattaataaaccccATTTAGATTCTACCTCATTTTTATCAATGATTGATTGTTTTTAtcctgtatatttatattttatgatacacTTCTGTAtgtaaatctaatatttaaaaatgaacatttcttaaaacacaaaattaatttgtttctttaattattattaattttaattttttatattaatgttacaTGTTTTGGAAGCTATTTAGTcgtaaatagaaaacaatgtGTCACTTATCAGCCCAACTTAAACGATATCTTCTATCAGTCAAAACAATCTAAATCCTCACGTTATAATGGattgataaatatatctgTAGATATGCAGAATTATGCTATTAACCATGAAAACAGTTAAACATATTTAGATTCactagttatttatttgtataaatatggaTCTGAAACTTCTGTTACTGTTAATATTTTCACCATATTGTTTATGtggtaagtaataattaaaactaggaTTAGAAATGtcgacaaatataaaataattccgaTTTTAGAATTATCTGATGTTAACAATGTGACATATAGTATCATTGATCCAACTATTTTTACATTAGAGTGGGAACCTCCTGATGATTTTGAAGATGGTGATatgtatcaaattattataacacaAAATGAAACAGATTATTTCTATCCTACAAAATGTGGCAACTCCAGTAAAAACTTTGATATCAACACTAACCTTACAAGCTATAATATTACAGATTATTTAGCTGATTCTGTGGTTTACCTGACAGTGTATCATGTTCGTGAACAAGATTTAAGTAATGGATATTCTGATATATTCAAGATGCCAGCACAAAGTACGTACATGtcaatatcttaaattaaatgtacacaGCACTATACCTTTTAGAACCTTATCAGGAACTGGATGGTTCAATTGCGAACAATTCAACTGACACTGGAACTGAA is a window of Aethina tumida isolate Nest 87 chromosome 7, icAetTumi1.1, whole genome shotgun sequence DNA encoding:
- the LOC109601048 gene encoding ras association domain-containing protein 8 isoform X2, which codes for MELKVWVEGIQRIVCGVSESTTCQDVVFALAHATGKSGRFTLIERWRNNERQLAPNENPMKILMKWGEYSSDVQFILQYSDSNKNMVTQKPKSNSSTPTHSVTSHSAGTDSPERMRELQKTQMYSMTHLGHLASPDNIGVVKGVQQVRPSPLEVRECRNSPHSSPKKGDHPDTGPPSRIAPPYKDPPQPPPYRDPPPPTASNHHEKYKRNILQENIKPLVNHAKSMSQDSVDYRGKTQENVLYNAQYRELIALINYQREKLSNQQADLTKYDAEIVFWEGKEREKQMQLDYLAQEILSVSNESKTNQDQALNYIEEESEIVKQQEKTLKSEITLLRSKLANCETELLQCKNKIRLVMDELQMEQRAQCRRSESRKQLERSLLAEVERLQKDIELAKQSTELHHLTAETLKKEVAALETAIIEKKKQVEHLVSEMKEANLESLSIAPPEDVRQILEGPTKAGTTRKMIGSPRQLENAVPTNKNPHGVWV
- the LOC109601048 gene encoding ras association domain-containing protein 8 isoform X1, which codes for MELKVWVEGIQRIVCGVSESTTCQDVVFALAHATGKSGRFTLIERWRNNERQLAPNENPMKILMKWGEYSSDVQFILQYSDSNKNMVTQKPKSNSSTPTHSVTSHSAGTDSPERMRELQKTQMYSMTHLGHLASPDNIGVVKGVQQVRPSPLEVRECRNSPHSSPKKGDHPDTGPPSRIAPPYKDPPQPPPYRDPPPPTASNHHEKYKRNILQENIKPLVNHAKSMSQDSVDYRGKTQENVLYNAQYRELIALINYQREKLSNQQADLTKYDAEIVFWEGKEREKQMQLDYLAQEILSVSNESKTNQDQIQALNYIEEESEIVKQQEKTLKSEITLLRSKLANCETELLQCKNKIRLVMDELQMEQRAQCRRSESRKQLERSLLAEVERLQKDIELAKQSTELHHLTAETLKKEVAALETAIIEKKKQVEHLVSEMKEANLESLSIAPPEDVRQILEGPTKAGTTRKMIGSPRQLENAVPTNKNPHGVWV
- the LOC109601056 gene encoding thymidylate synthase, whose protein sequence is MAPVVTKKAQEKFTIEITVDKENDDERDSQSADMEKGDAKSDSKSHEEHQYLQHIDRIIKNGVKREDRTGVGTYSIFGAQMRYSLRNNVFPLLTTKRVFWRGVAEELLWFIRGSTNALELSKKNVHIWDANSTREFLDSVGLKDREEGDLGPIYGFQWRHFGAEYKGMHADYTNKGIDQLAHVINTIKNKPTDRRMIMCAWNPIDLPEMALPPCHCLVQFFVANDELSCMLYQRSADMGLGVPFNIASYALLTYMIAHVTDLKPGEFIHTLGDSHVYLNHVNALQEQLKREPRPFPTLHIKRKVDNIEDFTLDDFELRDYNPHPKLSMPMAV
- the LOC126266253 gene encoding uncharacterized protein LOC126266253, with product MSYQAPDKDLGASYKNKTIITETEVDLQGILNWHFPCPPGGNLTFEIELMGTYSEDTSISTSKLLDVPIVQNYEQSFDLKEYLNYSFNYEVRIKPRNEVGTGKVSVLTFKTDPNYPGKPQNLIVEDTGTEVTVSWEEPEEKWGKIVNYHVELESLGPAPGGFDCEEEKGTKIVDTTDLTTTFKSKSYYSYNVRVSAETTVGRGQANEADHQTKTSPPEAVDELKVEDKSVDNHQDNVELNVELNWKSPCTSNGKLMLILELNGQYTEDPTNTQSQNFSIEGTTQNFDVSKYLKYSYDYNATIISSNEEGEGGKNTIAFKTSPNCKSNCFTTELLSIKICTHFRSW
- the LOC126266290 gene encoding uncharacterized protein LOC126266290, which translates into the protein MKIEWTEPESPVGKVAYDLSIKPKSPISYDCSPNNTIIQKTTEDVVFETPVMPYYNYEITITPSTDVGAGKSVVKEDKSPPSESDVVAHIGHSIANKSTTQDYNTEVTVTFGKPCRFNDEFHSYVIEYIGTRNNFEKDSHTEEILEVDITYVYSKLKPQYDYTVSVVVKTENFESKAVQEKFSAPAGVPIIKSEIINMTEVTLKEYNLAEFTLKKSFFDDTNGDIVYCAIILSEKQIPTAGKYAYWGGTSDYWPETGSDNTTYVTDKMWNPFTDSNQVQVSIGDKIELNEKTTYYFVVRAFTKTAFIDSMNINFTTDEEESSQLAIILGATFGGLAILILLVVGILWKLGKLPFNKSKAVIQEVRRKTAEKISTTEKNEGNI